The segment CGGTGCTGCAGGGACTGGACCTGGAGATCCTGCCCGGCGAGACCATAGCCATCACCGGGGCCTCCGGCTCGGGAAAATCAACCCTGCTGCAGATCCTGGGCTGCCTGGACCGTCCCACCACCGGGCAGGTGAACAT is part of the bacterium genome and harbors:
- a CDS encoding ATP-binding cassette domain-containing protein, which gives rise to MTGTIEPIIKARDISRTFNPAAKPLTVLQGLDLEILPGETIAITGASGSGKSTLLQILGCLDRPTTGQVN